Proteins from a genomic interval of Asterias rubens chromosome 16, eAstRub1.3, whole genome shotgun sequence:
- the LOC117300694 gene encoding uncharacterized protein LOC117300694 isoform X1 encodes MSTIPGGCFVAPDSLRRLNQKQHARQAKQQQASGGPQSPPLSPPLSPPAEVPTSPSLAKFITSKTFWTFFVWNSWKTCADFYVPEIGSFDDAPLRFSEMFSRSRSSSTPPGTPPLSPCISPRKFPGYLDGETPPPSPFLSPRKQSPLKPPFVSPLSKDAESGVETIEAKSNRNSLSQSL; translated from the exons ATGTCGACAATTCCAGGTGGTTGCTTTGTTGCCCCAGATAGCCTTCGACGTCTCAACCAGAAGCAACATGCCCGCCAAGCCAAGCAGCAGCAGGCCAGTGGTGGACCCCAATCACCTCCCCTCTCTCCCCCTCTCTCACCCCCTGCAGAAGTTCCTACATCACCCTCACTGGCCAAGTTTATCACAAGTAAGACATTTTGGACTTTTTTTGTATGGAATTCGTGGAAAACATGCGCAGACTTTTACGTACCAGAAATCGGATCCTTTGATG ATGCTCCCTTGAGATTCTCCGAGATGTTTTCTCGTTCTCGCAGCTCCAGTACTCCTCCTGGTACCCCGCCATTGTCACCGTGTATATCGCCACGTAAATTTCCTGGTTACCTGGACGGAGAGACTCCACCGCCGTCTCCTTTCTTATCACCACGGAAACAGTCTCCGCTCAAGCCTCCATTTGTATCTCCTCTTAGCAAGGACGCCGAGTCCGGTGTAGAAACAATTGAGGCCAAGTCTAATCGGAACAGTCTGTCTCAGTCATTGTGA
- the LOC117300694 gene encoding non-classical arabinogalactan protein 31-like isoform X2 yields the protein MSTIPGGCFVAPDSLRRLNQKQHARQAKQQQASGGPQSPPLSPPLSPPAEVPTSPSLAKFITNAPLRFSEMFSRSRSSSTPPGTPPLSPCISPRKFPGYLDGETPPPSPFLSPRKQSPLKPPFVSPLSKDAESGVETIEAKSNRNSLSQSL from the exons ATGTCGACAATTCCAGGTGGTTGCTTTGTTGCCCCAGATAGCCTTCGACGTCTCAACCAGAAGCAACATGCCCGCCAAGCCAAGCAGCAGCAGGCCAGTGGTGGACCCCAATCACCTCCCCTCTCTCCCCCTCTCTCACCCCCTGCAGAAGTTCCTACATCACCCTCACTGGCCAAGTTTATCACAA ATGCTCCCTTGAGATTCTCCGAGATGTTTTCTCGTTCTCGCAGCTCCAGTACTCCTCCTGGTACCCCGCCATTGTCACCGTGTATATCGCCACGTAAATTTCCTGGTTACCTGGACGGAGAGACTCCACCGCCGTCTCCTTTCTTATCACCACGGAAACAGTCTCCGCTCAAGCCTCCATTTGTATCTCCTCTTAGCAAGGACGCCGAGTCCGGTGTAGAAACAATTGAGGCCAAGTCTAATCGGAACAGTCTGTCTCAGTCATTGTGA